The Litchfieldia alkalitelluris genome has a window encoding:
- a CDS encoding thiazole biosynthesis adenylyltransferase ThiF: MSERYSRQELFSPIGVEGQKKIRESHVLIIGAGALGTGSAEGLVRAGIGKITIVDRDYVEWSNLQRQNLYNEEDATERLPKAIAAEKRLKHINSDVNISSFVMDVSIEEIEELTANVDLIMDATDNFDTRMLINDASQKYNIPWIYGACVGSYGISYTIIPGQTPCLNCLLETVPMGGLTCDTAGIISPAVGMVVAYQVTEALKLLVGDYESLRKKLVSFDLWRNQHTAINVDKIKKKTCLSCGENPTFPFLSYTNVTKTAVLCGRDTVQIRPPQKLQRDLIALEKILSAQGGKIEKNPYLLSFAIGSHRLVIFQDGRVLVHGTKNISEAKTLYHRYIG; this comes from the coding sequence TTGAGTGAACGTTATTCCAGACAGGAGTTGTTTTCTCCAATCGGAGTAGAAGGTCAGAAAAAAATCAGAGAAAGTCATGTTCTAATTATTGGGGCTGGTGCATTAGGTACAGGCAGCGCCGAAGGCCTTGTCCGAGCGGGAATTGGTAAAATTACAATTGTTGATCGAGATTATGTAGAGTGGAGTAATCTTCAAAGACAAAACCTTTATAATGAAGAAGATGCAACAGAAAGGCTACCAAAAGCAATAGCGGCTGAAAAACGCCTAAAGCATATTAATTCAGACGTAAATATTAGCTCTTTTGTCATGGATGTATCTATTGAGGAAATCGAAGAATTAACAGCAAATGTTGACTTAATTATGGATGCAACAGATAACTTTGATACAAGAATGCTCATTAATGATGCCTCACAAAAATACAATATACCTTGGATTTATGGTGCTTGCGTGGGGAGTTATGGCATAAGCTATACAATTATTCCGGGACAAACTCCGTGTCTTAACTGCTTGTTAGAAACTGTCCCTATGGGCGGACTAACTTGTGATACTGCAGGAATTATCTCCCCAGCAGTAGGTATGGTTGTAGCCTATCAGGTGACAGAAGCCTTGAAGCTACTAGTAGGTGACTATGAATCTTTACGAAAAAAACTAGTATCCTTTGATTTATGGAGGAATCAACATACAGCCATAAATGTTGATAAAATCAAAAAGAAGACATGCTTATCTTGTGGAGAGAATCCAACATTTCCGTTTTTGTCATATACTAATGTAACAAAGACGGCCGTATTATGTGGTAGAGATACTGTTCAAATTCGTCCACCGCAAAAACTACAACGAGATTTAATAGCCCTCGAGAAGATTCTTTCTGCTCAAGGTGGTAAAATAGAAAAAAATCCTTATCTATTATCTTTTGCAATAGGTTCTCATCGATTAGTCATCTTTCAAGATGGACGTGTTCTTGTTCATGGAACGAAAAATATTTCAGAAGCCAAGACGTTATATCATAGATACATTGGATAA
- a CDS encoding ABC transporter ATP-binding protein, which produces MKPGKRLFRYALIFKKTIIFALVMLSIAVAAELTGPFIAKKMIDEHILGIENPWFESNEGTDAVLYNGKWYKRSDHFGENEEKGQEVRVLQVSRSYYFVNNEISFDGERSIQGELLTISRNGKSETYNAEKLSSTELFNFYKPEIPKLINLIIIYFVLLVVASIFTFGQRYFLQTSANRIIQKMREDVFGQIQRLPINYFDHLPAGKIVSRVTNDTEAIRDLYVTVLANFFTSIIYITGIFIALFLLEPTLALICMVIVPILVIWIKVYRKFASKYNHMIRSRLSDINGTINESIQGMSIIQAFRRQEVAKNEFEALNDEHFTYQNKLLKLNALTSHNLVGVLRNISFVALIWYFGAGSLGLDSVISLGVLYAFVDYLNRLFQPITGMVNQLAILEQSLVASERVFELLDLDGVDVSTEEIPRYKGHVNFEHVNFGYKENEYVLKDIHFEAKQGETIALVGHTGSGKSSIMNLLFRFYDIKEGKITIDGMNINDIPKQVLRKHMGIVLQDPYLFTGTIASNVSLDDPAISREKVDKALNDIGADQLLKNLSKGYDEPVIEKGSTLSSGQRQLISFARALAFDPAILILDEATASIDTETEAIIQNALEILKKGRTTFIIAHRLSTIKNADQILVLDRGEIVEKGSHYELMNKKGKYYQMYELQQGKASDIA; this is translated from the coding sequence ATGAAACCTGGAAAACGACTCTTCAGATATGCCCTAATTTTTAAGAAAACGATTATTTTTGCTTTAGTAATGTTATCTATTGCAGTTGCAGCTGAATTAACGGGCCCTTTTATCGCCAAAAAGATGATTGATGAGCATATTTTAGGAATAGAGAACCCTTGGTTTGAGTCTAACGAAGGAACCGATGCTGTCTTATACAACGGAAAATGGTATAAGAGATCAGACCATTTTGGTGAAAACGAAGAAAAAGGTCAAGAAGTTCGAGTGTTACAGGTAAGTAGATCTTATTATTTTGTCAACAATGAAATTTCCTTTGATGGTGAAAGATCAATCCAAGGAGAGCTATTAACGATTTCAAGAAATGGTAAGAGTGAGACCTACAATGCCGAAAAACTATCATCTACAGAACTATTTAACTTTTACAAGCCAGAAATTCCAAAATTAATAAATCTAATTATTATTTATTTTGTTTTATTAGTAGTTGCTTCAATCTTCACATTCGGTCAAAGATACTTTTTACAGACTTCAGCCAACCGAATCATTCAAAAAATGCGTGAAGATGTATTTGGGCAAATTCAACGTTTACCTATCAATTATTTCGATCATCTACCTGCTGGGAAGATAGTGTCAAGGGTAACGAATGATACCGAAGCGATCCGTGATTTATATGTGACTGTCTTAGCCAATTTCTTTACAAGTATCATATATATTACCGGAATCTTTATAGCCTTGTTCTTGTTAGAACCGACATTAGCGCTTATTTGTATGGTAATAGTACCTATCCTCGTTATATGGATTAAGGTGTATCGTAAATTCGCGTCAAAGTACAACCATATGATACGTTCTCGTTTAAGTGATATAAATGGAACGATTAATGAATCTATACAAGGTATGTCAATTATTCAAGCATTTCGCCGACAAGAAGTTGCAAAGAATGAATTTGAAGCACTTAATGATGAGCACTTCACCTATCAGAATAAATTATTGAAATTAAATGCCCTAACCTCTCATAACTTAGTAGGGGTGTTGAGGAATATCTCATTCGTAGCACTGATTTGGTATTTCGGTGCGGGCTCACTGGGATTAGACAGTGTGATTTCTTTAGGTGTTTTATATGCTTTCGTTGATTACTTAAATCGATTATTCCAACCTATAACGGGAATGGTTAATCAGTTGGCTATTTTAGAACAGTCATTAGTTGCGTCAGAGCGTGTGTTTGAGTTACTAGATTTAGATGGAGTGGATGTTAGTACAGAAGAAATTCCACGCTACAAAGGTCATGTTAATTTTGAGCATGTGAATTTTGGCTATAAGGAAAATGAGTATGTTTTAAAGGACATTCACTTTGAAGCAAAGCAAGGAGAAACCATTGCCTTGGTCGGCCATACAGGCTCCGGGAAAAGCTCAATTATGAATTTGTTGTTCCGTTTCTATGACATTAAGGAAGGTAAAATCACTATAGACGGAATGAATATTAACGATATACCTAAACAAGTATTGAGAAAGCATATGGGAATTGTTCTTCAAGATCCATATTTATTTACTGGTACGATTGCAAGTAATGTAAGTCTTGATGATCCAGCTATTAGTCGTGAAAAGGTCGACAAGGCTTTGAATGATATAGGAGCAGATCAGTTACTGAAAAACCTTTCAAAAGGATATGATGAACCTGTCATTGAAAAAGGAAGTACTCTTTCTTCCGGACAGCGCCAGCTAATCTCATTTGCACGTGCATTAGCCTTTGATCCAGCTATTTTAATTCTAGATGAAGCAACAGCAAGCATAGATACTGAGACAGAAGCAATTATTCAAAATGCACTTGAGATTTTGAAAAAAGGGAGAACTACCTTTATTATTGCCCATCGATTATCTACGATTAAAAATGCAGATCAGATTCTTGTGCTGGATCGTGGAGAAATCGTTGAAAAAGGAAGTCATTATGAATTAATGAACAAAAAAGGGAAGTATTATCAAATGTATGAATTACAGCAAGGAAAAGCATCTGATATTGCCTAA
- a CDS encoding ABC transporter ATP-binding protein, translating into MLSVLVKLAWFFKRYWKRYTVAVGLLIFVGILEIIPPKLIGVAIDEIRAGSLTKEKILHYLLFLTGLTIVIYGITYTWMYKLFGGAFLVERILRGRFMKHLLKMTPPFYEKNRTGDLMARATNDLKAISQTAGFGILTLIDSSIFMITILFTMGFLISWKLTFAALIPLPIMAIVMQIYGKKIHQRFMKAQDAFGDMNDQVLESIAGVRVVRAYVQEKADQARFHRLTEDVYEKNVLVAKIDALFEPTMKLLVGISYLIGLGYGAYLVFHNTITLGELVSFNVYLGMMIWPMFAIGELINIMQRGNASLDRVNETLSYKPDVTNHDEIIPVDTPGELSFSHVTFQYPTSTVTNLRDVSFKISKGQTLGVVGKTGSGKTTLVKQLLREYPLGSGQISISNVPIGKIRIEEIQGWVGYVPQDHVLFSRSVRENILFGVKDATEQDLEKAIKLAAFTKDITMLSDGLNTLIGEKGVSLSGGQKQRISIARALAVNPEILILDDSLSAVDAKTEAAIIENIRTERAGKTTIITTHRLSAVEHADLILVLDDGKVIEEGTHEQLLALNGWYKEQYDRQQVKEKQESGVSA; encoded by the coding sequence ATGTTATCAGTATTAGTAAAATTAGCCTGGTTCTTTAAACGATATTGGAAAAGATATACAGTTGCAGTTGGGTTATTAATTTTTGTAGGGATTCTTGAGATTATCCCACCTAAATTAATTGGTGTGGCGATTGATGAAATTCGAGCAGGAAGCTTAACAAAAGAGAAAATTCTACACTATCTTTTGTTTTTAACTGGATTAACAATTGTTATTTATGGGATTACCTATACATGGATGTATAAACTATTTGGCGGTGCGTTTTTAGTAGAACGAATTCTACGTGGTAGATTCATGAAGCACTTATTAAAAATGACACCACCATTTTATGAAAAAAATCGAACTGGAGACTTAATGGCTCGTGCGACGAATGATTTAAAGGCAATCTCGCAAACAGCAGGATTTGGGATTTTGACCCTTATTGATTCAAGTATCTTTATGATTACTATTTTATTTACAATGGGATTTTTGATAAGTTGGAAACTTACTTTTGCAGCGTTAATTCCACTTCCCATCATGGCCATTGTTATGCAGATATATGGTAAAAAAATCCACCAACGCTTCATGAAGGCTCAAGATGCCTTTGGGGATATGAATGATCAAGTGTTAGAGTCAATTGCCGGAGTCCGAGTAGTCCGAGCGTATGTTCAAGAAAAGGCCGATCAAGCACGTTTTCACCGACTAACTGAAGACGTGTATGAAAAGAATGTATTAGTTGCAAAAATAGATGCATTATTTGAGCCCACAATGAAGTTACTGGTAGGTATAAGTTATTTAATTGGACTTGGTTATGGAGCCTATCTTGTTTTTCATAATACAATCACACTCGGAGAACTTGTATCATTCAATGTATATTTAGGGATGATGATATGGCCAATGTTTGCGATTGGTGAGTTGATTAATATCATGCAACGTGGAAATGCATCACTTGATCGAGTGAATGAGACTCTTTCTTATAAGCCTGATGTGACCAATCACGATGAAATTATTCCAGTTGATACTCCGGGTGAACTCTCGTTTTCACATGTTACCTTTCAGTACCCGACTTCGACTGTGACAAACCTAAGAGATGTTTCTTTTAAAATTAGTAAGGGGCAAACACTTGGTGTGGTTGGGAAAACCGGTAGTGGTAAAACAACCCTGGTGAAACAACTGCTCAGAGAATACCCATTGGGTAGTGGGCAGATCTCGATTTCTAATGTTCCAATTGGGAAGATTAGGATTGAAGAAATACAAGGATGGGTCGGTTATGTCCCACAGGATCATGTTTTATTTTCTAGATCGGTTAGAGAAAATATCTTGTTTGGTGTCAAAGATGCAACTGAACAGGATCTTGAAAAAGCGATAAAGCTAGCTGCTTTTACAAAAGATATCACGATGTTATCAGATGGATTGAACACGCTTATTGGGGAAAAAGGTGTTTCATTATCTGGTGGTCAGAAACAGCGTATCTCAATCGCCAGAGCACTAGCCGTTAATCCGGAAATTTTAATTTTAGATGACTCTCTTTCAGCTGTAGATGCGAAGACAGAAGCTGCCATCATTGAGAATATTCGTACTGAACGAGCTGGAAAAACGACCATTATCACAACTCATCGACTTTCAGCAGTAGAACATGCTGATTTGATTTTGGTATTAGATGATGGAAAGGTTATAGAAGAAGGAACACATGAACAACTCTTAGCTTTGAATGGTTGGTATAAGGAACAATATGACCGCCAACAAGTGAAGGAAAAGCAAGAAAGTGGGGTGTCTGCATGA
- a CDS encoding hemolysin family protein, which produces MGDLPLSTISLLVFLIFLSAFFSATETAFSSVNRIRLKNYSDENRRGSKKALYITENFDKALSTILVGNNIVNIAAASISAQVATELFGGNTGLIISTVVMTILILIFGEVLPKSFAKENAETFTLQISGILFFLMKILTPVTYLFVLLKTAASKLIKSKDASPSVTEEELKVMIDLSEEEGVIDNQEKELVHRSLDFNDILVGEILTPRIDMVAVEVSQPIEEIRDMFLEERYSRVPVYEDNIDNIIGILSEREFLSSLVQQNEIVIRDLIRDPIFVVRSMKISTLLPELQKNKTHMAIVIDEFGGTSGLITLEDMLEEIVGEIWDEHDEKIKTYTKIDDSNYEFNAELPLDEFVKLIDIEEPESTYYTLGGWVSESLERIPVVGEHFDYENVTLTILEVESRRIRKIGVRINEPVIED; this is translated from the coding sequence TTGGGCGATTTGCCGCTGAGTACGATTTCTTTGTTAGTTTTTTTAATTTTTTTATCCGCTTTTTTTTCAGCAACAGAAACAGCTTTTTCAAGTGTAAACCGTATTAGACTTAAAAATTACAGTGATGAAAATCGACGCGGTAGTAAAAAAGCGTTATATATCACTGAAAACTTTGATAAAGCACTTTCAACCATACTGGTTGGTAATAATATTGTTAACATTGCAGCAGCCTCTATTTCAGCACAGGTCGCTACAGAGCTCTTCGGTGGAAATACTGGTCTTATTATAAGTACTGTGGTGATGACAATTTTAATATTAATCTTTGGTGAGGTTTTACCAAAATCATTTGCTAAAGAAAATGCAGAGACATTTACTCTACAGATTTCAGGAATTTTATTTTTCTTAATGAAAATTTTAACGCCTGTCACATATTTGTTTGTTTTGCTAAAAACAGCAGCCTCAAAGCTCATTAAAAGCAAAGATGCTTCACCTTCAGTAACCGAGGAAGAGCTCAAGGTAATGATTGACTTAAGTGAAGAAGAAGGTGTCATCGACAACCAAGAAAAAGAATTAGTCCATCGTTCATTGGACTTTAATGATATATTAGTTGGTGAAATACTAACTCCAAGAATAGACATGGTGGCAGTAGAAGTATCTCAACCCATTGAGGAAATTAGAGATATGTTCTTAGAAGAGCGATATTCAAGAGTACCTGTATATGAAGATAATATTGATAACATCATTGGAATTTTGTCTGAACGAGAATTTCTAAGTTCTCTGGTTCAACAAAATGAAATCGTGATAAGGGATTTAATACGAGATCCAATTTTTGTTGTAAGGTCGATGAAAATTTCAACCCTTCTTCCTGAATTACAAAAAAACAAAACCCACATGGCCATTGTTATTGATGAATTTGGTGGTACCTCCGGTTTGATTACTCTTGAAGACATGCTTGAGGAAATTGTCGGTGAAATTTGGGATGAGCATGATGAAAAAATTAAAACATACACAAAAATAGATGATTCGAATTATGAATTTAATGCAGAGCTTCCACTTGATGAGTTTGTTAAGCTTATTGACATTGAGGAGCCAGAAAGCACTTATTATACGTTAGGTGGTTGGGTATCAGAATCACTTGAAAGAATTCCAGTGGTTGGAGAGCATTTTGATTATGAAAATGTGACATTAACCATCCTTGAGGTAGAGAGTCGAAGAATAAGGAAAATAGGAGTTCGGATTAACGAGCCTGTAATAGAAGATTAA
- the thiD gene encoding bifunctional hydroxymethylpyrimidine kinase/phosphomethylpyrimidine kinase → MVVKALTIAGSDSGGGAGIQADLKTFQELQVFGMSAITAVTAQNTLGVQGVYPLPIEAVVQQIKSIAEDLHPNAIKTGMLFSSELIEAVSAQIKEFNLQNLVVDPVMVAKGGAPLLQEEAVGALKTHLIPLAHVITPNIPEAEVIVGFPIESLDDRKRAAEVIYQLGAKNVVIKGGHGQGHEVTDLLYDGNQFELFTAARTETKHTHGTGCTFAAAITAELAKGNSVKDAVVVAKAFIQAAIEDTLGIGAGHGPTNHWAYRNRGEKE, encoded by the coding sequence ATGGTCGTAAAAGCTTTGACAATCGCAGGATCAGACAGTGGGGGAGGTGCAGGAATTCAAGCAGATTTAAAAACATTCCAGGAATTACAGGTCTTTGGAATGTCAGCAATCACTGCAGTGACTGCACAAAACACGCTTGGAGTACAAGGCGTATACCCCTTACCAATAGAAGCGGTAGTACAACAAATTAAATCAATTGCTGAGGACCTCCATCCTAATGCAATTAAGACTGGTATGCTTTTTAGTAGTGAGTTAATCGAAGCTGTATCAGCTCAAATTAAGGAATTCAATTTACAAAATCTTGTGGTCGATCCAGTCATGGTTGCCAAGGGAGGAGCACCGTTGTTACAAGAAGAAGCTGTAGGTGCACTTAAAACCCATCTTATCCCACTCGCTCATGTAATCACTCCAAATATTCCAGAGGCAGAAGTTATCGTTGGCTTTCCAATAGAGTCTCTTGATGACCGAAAACGTGCGGCAGAAGTAATCTATCAACTAGGTGCTAAGAATGTTGTAATTAAAGGTGGGCATGGTCAAGGGCATGAGGTAACAGATCTTTTATATGATGGCAATCAGTTTGAGTTGTTTACAGCTGCTCGTACAGAAACAAAGCATACTCATGGAACGGGTTGTACTTTTGCAGCTGCAATAACAGCTGAATTAGCAAAAGGTAATTCTGTCAAAGATGCAGTAGTCGTTGCAAAAGCATTTATTCAAGCTGCCATTGAAGATACATTAGGCATTGGTGCTGGTCATGGACCAACCAACCATTGGGCATATCGTAATCGAGGTGAGAAAGAATAA
- a CDS encoding M20 family metallopeptidase: MEDILKKHLDVVQVKLWEMSDYLYHHPELGDQEYQSMDLLVQFLEAHNFKIEKGIVDRPTAFKAIFDSGKKGPTIAYLSEYDALPGVGHGCGHNMIGTMSAGAAVILSKVLNEIGGRVIVLGTPAEETNGGKVPMAEQGIFDDIDAAMILHPADQSYESGESLAIDAIQFDFKGRSSHAAASPEKGINALDGVIQLFNGINALREHLTSDVRIHGIIKEGGLAANIVPDKAVAQFYIRAKSRIYLEEVVQKVKQIAKGASLMTGAELSIHNYELSYDNMITNQTLSNLFTKNLLTTDVVEVNKAKETYGSIDMGNVSHVVPAIHPYIGLDSPGLIAHTQEFADLTISDNSHRILSSGTLALALTGYDLITNKEEFEKMKNEFNLKTQVH, encoded by the coding sequence ATGGAAGATATATTAAAAAAACATCTTGACGTAGTTCAAGTTAAATTGTGGGAAATGAGTGATTATTTATATCATCATCCAGAATTAGGAGATCAGGAATATCAATCAATGGACCTTTTAGTCCAATTCCTTGAAGCTCATAATTTTAAAATTGAAAAGGGGATTGTTGACAGACCTACCGCTTTTAAAGCGATTTTTGATAGTGGCAAAAAAGGACCTACCATCGCGTATTTATCCGAATATGATGCTTTACCTGGTGTAGGGCATGGTTGTGGACATAATATGATAGGAACGATGAGTGCAGGTGCAGCAGTAATTTTAAGTAAAGTTTTAAATGAGATTGGTGGAAGAGTAATTGTCCTTGGTACACCCGCAGAAGAAACAAACGGAGGTAAAGTTCCAATGGCTGAACAAGGAATTTTTGACGACATCGACGCAGCCATGATTTTACATCCTGCTGATCAATCTTATGAAAGCGGAGAATCTCTTGCTATAGATGCAATTCAATTTGATTTTAAGGGAAGAAGTAGCCACGCTGCAGCATCTCCAGAAAAAGGTATAAATGCTCTTGATGGGGTCATCCAACTATTTAACGGTATTAATGCTTTACGTGAACACCTTACTTCAGATGTGAGAATCCATGGAATTATTAAAGAAGGTGGACTTGCGGCAAACATTGTTCCAGATAAAGCAGTGGCTCAATTCTATATTCGTGCAAAAAGCCGGATCTATTTAGAAGAAGTTGTTCAAAAGGTGAAACAGATTGCCAAGGGAGCATCATTAATGACTGGAGCAGAACTTAGCATTCATAACTATGAGTTAAGCTACGACAATATGATTACCAATCAAACATTATCAAACCTATTTACTAAAAACCTCCTAACCACTGATGTCGTAGAAGTCAATAAAGCGAAAGAGACATATGGCTCCATTGATATGGGAAATGTTAGTCATGTAGTACCTGCAATTCATCCTTATATTGGTTTAGATTCACCAGGACTCATCGCTCATACACAGGAATTTGCAGATTTAACAATCTCTGATAATTCTCATAGGATTCTTTCAAGTGGTACCTTGGCCCTTGCACTTACGGGCTATGATTTAATAACAAATAAAGAAGAATTTGAAAAAATGAAAAATGAATTTAATCTGAAAACA
- a CDS encoding alpha/beta-type small acid-soluble spore protein, producing the protein MANNNSGNSNQLLVQGAQQAIDQMKYEIASEFGVNLGADTTSRANGSVGGEITKRLVSMAQQSMSGFNGQ; encoded by the coding sequence ATGGCAAACAACAACAGTGGAAACAGCAACCAATTACTAGTTCAAGGAGCTCAGCAAGCTATCGATCAAATGAAATATGAGATCGCATCTGAATTCGGTGTAAACTTAGGTGCAGATACTACTTCTCGTGCTAACGGTTCAGTTGGAGGAGAAATCACTAAGCGTTTAGTATCAATGGCTCAACAATCAATGAGCGGCTTCAACGGTCAATAA
- a CDS encoding thiazole synthase yields the protein MLKIGHYEFSSRLLLGTGKYPNFDIQKEAVAVSEAEILTFAVRRMNIFEESQPNFLEKLDLDRYTLLPNTAGAKTAEEAVRIAKLAKASGLCDMIKVEVIGCQKTLLPDPIETLKASEELLKEGFIVLPYTSDDVLLARRLEELGCHAIMPGASPIGSGQGIINPLNLSFIIEQSSVPVIVDAGVGTPSDAAIAMELGADGVLLNTAVSGAADPVKMAKAMKLAIEAGRLGFEAGRIPKKRYATASSPMEGMSIS from the coding sequence ATGTTAAAAATCGGACATTATGAATTTTCATCAAGATTATTATTAGGAACAGGAAAGTATCCTAACTTTGATATTCAGAAGGAAGCTGTTGCAGTTTCAGAGGCTGAAATCTTAACGTTTGCAGTGAGAAGAATGAATATATTTGAAGAAAGTCAACCTAACTTTTTGGAAAAACTAGATTTAGACAGATATACCTTATTACCAAATACAGCTGGAGCAAAAACAGCTGAGGAAGCAGTTCGAATTGCAAAATTAGCAAAGGCTTCAGGACTTTGTGATATGATTAAGGTGGAAGTGATCGGTTGTCAAAAAACATTATTACCAGATCCAATAGAAACATTAAAGGCATCAGAAGAATTATTAAAAGAAGGCTTTATTGTTTTACCATATACATCAGATGATGTTCTTCTTGCCAGAAGACTTGAAGAGTTAGGATGTCACGCAATCATGCCTGGAGCTTCTCCAATTGGCTCCGGTCAAGGGATTATAAATCCATTAAATTTAAGTTTTATTATCGAACAATCAAGTGTTCCAGTCATTGTAGATGCTGGTGTTGGTACACCTTCTGATGCAGCTATTGCAATGGAATTAGGTGCGGATGGTGTTTTATTAAATACAGCTGTTTCTGGTGCAGCCGATCCAGTGAAAATGGCTAAAGCTATGAAATTGGCGATCGAAGCAGGTCGTTTAGGATTTGAAGCAGGTCGAATTCCAAAGAAGCGTTATGCAACAGCAAGTAGCCCAATGGAAGGAATGAGCATTAGTTGA
- the thiS gene encoding sulfur carrier protein ThiS, protein MELIINGEQVTVPETVNTVSMLLEHYGLEKKVVIIELNETILEKVEHQETRLEDKDRIEIVHFVGGG, encoded by the coding sequence ATGGAATTAATCATCAACGGGGAACAAGTAACTGTTCCTGAAACAGTAAACACTGTTTCTATGCTTTTGGAGCATTATGGATTAGAAAAAAAAGTCGTTATTATTGAGCTAAATGAAACGATTTTAGAAAAAGTAGAACATCAAGAAACACGATTAGAAGATAAAGATCGAATCGAGATCGTACATTTTGTAGGAGGCGGATGA
- the thiE gene encoding thiamine phosphate synthase, translated as MESLKKTLKLYFVMGSPNCDRDPREVLREAIAGGVTLFQFREKGKGALEGLEKKQLAQDLQQICQENNVPFIVNDDVDLAIEIGADGVHIGQEDEPVSEVRAKIGKLILGVSAHDLEEALYAIEKGADYIGVGPMYETKTKEDARDVMGPNMIKEMREAGLVLPIVGIGGIGTGLIRPVIEAGADGVAVVSAISKSVDSKSAAEVLSVELTTPDLNVESI; from the coding sequence ATGGAATCGCTAAAAAAGACTTTAAAACTATACTTTGTAATGGGGAGCCCGAACTGTGATCGTGACCCAAGAGAAGTATTAAGAGAAGCAATTGCTGGTGGAGTTACTCTTTTTCAATTTCGTGAAAAAGGTAAAGGTGCATTAGAAGGCTTAGAGAAAAAGCAGCTTGCACAAGATTTGCAACAAATATGTCAAGAAAATAATGTGCCTTTTATTGTGAATGATGATGTTGATTTAGCAATTGAGATTGGTGCAGATGGGGTTCATATTGGACAAGAAGATGAGCCAGTGTCGGAGGTTAGAGCAAAAATAGGCAAATTGATTCTTGGTGTATCAGCTCATGATTTAGAAGAAGCATTGTATGCAATCGAAAAAGGTGCAGATTATATTGGTGTTGGGCCAATGTATGAAACAAAAACAAAAGAAGATGCAAGAGATGTTATGGGGCCGAACATGATAAAGGAAATGCGTGAGGCTGGGTTAGTTCTTCCTATTGTAGGTATCGGGGGGATTGGAACAGGGTTAATTAGGCCTGTGATTGAAGCTGGAGCAGATGGTGTGGCTGTTGTTTCTGCTATAAGTAAGAGTGTTGATTCTAAGTCAGCGGCAGAGGTTTTGTCGGTGGAATTAACTACTCCAGATTTGAATGTAGAATCTATTTAA